The Leptonema illini DSM 21528 genome contains the following window.
CTGGAGCTACGGATATGCGAAAATCCATAAATGGTTTAGGCGGCATCGTGCAGAATGACCTGAGACTGAACCCCTACGAGCAGAGTCTTTTTGCTTTCGGAAACCGCAGGAAGGATCTGGTGAAGATACTGTACTGGGATCGAAACGGATTCTGCCTGTGGCAGAAACGTCTGGAGCGAGATCGATTTCCGTGGCCTCAGGATGAACAGGCGGTTATGGAAATCACTTCGGATCAGTTAAACTGGCTTCTCAACGGGATCGACTTCAGGCGAGCACATTCAACGCTTCATTACACAAAATTCGGATAAATGCTTGATCTGTATCTCTGTCTGTAATATCGGATTGTTATGTCTTTCGATTCTGGAAGCCTTCCTGATGATATCGAAGAACTGAAGCGCATTATTGCTAACCAGAATAACCTTCTGGAAGAGAGGAGTGCGGCGCTTCGCTACTATAGTATTGAGGTGAAGATTCTCAAAGAGAAAGTTACGCTTCTTCAATCGCGCCTCTTCTCAAAGAAATCAGAAAAGCTGGGACCGATCGAACAACGACAGGCTCTTTTGTTCAACGAAATAGAAACGCTTCACGACAGTCATCCGGAATTACCGCTCGATGAGGAGCCGGTCATTGTAACCTCGCCTCAGCGCAACAAGAAACGGAAGAAAAGAATCCCGGACGATCTGGAACGCAGAGAAGAAATCATCGATATCCCTGAAACGGAAAAGCTCTGTAGCTGTGGATCAGAAAAAGCAAGGATCGGCGAAGAGGTATGCGAGAAAATCGAGTATATACCGGCCGAAGTCTTTGTCAGAAAAATTATCCGCCCCAAATATGCCTGTCGGCAATGCTATGGAGTAGATGATGAAGGCCAACCTGTAGCAATCGCCCCCGTAAAACCTTCTCTGCTCGGAAAGTCTATTCTGTCAGAAGGGATCTTCGGGCACATGATCGTGTCGAAGTTTGCCGACAGCCTTCCTTTCTACAGGCAGGAGGTGATTTTCAGAAGAGCCGGTATTGAAATCAGTCGTAAAACGATGGCAATGACGGCCATTCGCGTAGCGCAGGCTCTGTTGCCGCTACAGTCTCTGCTTTACAGACAGATCAATGAAGCATCCGTGATAGGAATCGATGAGACGGTGTTTCAGGTGTTGAAGGAACCCAACAAAAGAGCGGATCAGCTTTCTTATCTGTGGCATATTCTTGCTCATACTCGCGAAGGCCCGGTTCCTCTGTTCTTTTATCGTTCCAATCGCAGCTCTGCGTTTCTGACGGAAATCTTATCCGATTATAAAGGAGCGATCGTTACAGATGGCTACAGCGGTTATGGCGTTCTTCAATCCCGGAGCGAAATCGTTCATGCAGGTTGCAATGCTCATGCACGTAGAAAATTTATCGAGGCGGGCAAGGTCGTAAAAGGTAATGCCGACATCGATACGGTTCTGGAATTGTACAGGCAAGTCTATAAAATTGAATCGGACTGGCGTGAAAGTCATCAGGATCTCAAGGAGCTGGCTCGACTCAGAGACAAGGGAACAAGGCCGCTCATGGTTGAGTTGAAAAATATTATCAGTAAACAGGATGCATCATATAACCCATCCGGTCGTTACGGGAACGCCGTAAAGTATACCCTGAATATATGGCCGCAGCTAACGGCTTTCCTTGATAATCCAGAGATCCCTATCGATAACAACCAGGTAGAAAATGGACATTCGACCATTTGTGGTAGGCAGGAAAAATTGGACTGTTCGCCGTTACCACAAGTGGTGCCCATGCCAGCGCTCNNNNNNNNNNNNNNNNNNNNNNNNNNNNNNNNNNNNNNNNNNNNNNNNNNNNNNNNNNNNNNNNNNNNNNNNNNNNNNNNNNNNNNNNNNNNNNNNNNNNGCAGAGTCGTTTTGTGAATTATCGCACGTATGCAGACGACGGTAATGGTTTTTTTGAAGCGGATTATCGCAAGTATCTGGCGAACGTCTTAGAGGACGATCGCTATCTTGACGTGAACTTCTATAACGTCGAGACGGATCCTCCGGCCACGGATAAGGACGGCAGGATCGTGCAGACGTATCATGAATTCCGTCAGGGTATGCTCCTTGAGACGGAAGGTGCGCTCGATTCGACGGAGGGTGCGCTTGTCGCTTCGAATCTTCCCGCCATGTTTGCCGACGGATCGTTCGTGAATCGCCTTGTAAGCGACCGTATCCGCAGCGATTACGACTCCATCGTTCTCGATCAGAATACGACCGATGCCACAGACGACAGTCTTGTGGAGCTGCGCACCGTACAGCGTATCACGTTTAACCGGGATGCCTCATCGGCGCAGCAGATGATTGAGGCCTATCATGCGCATCTCGCCAACAACTATCTGGATGCGTTAAGCGGTCTGAGCGACGCCCTGCGCGGACTCTCCCGCGCCGCCTCGGAGGTTGACGCCACGGGCAGCGCCGAAGATCGCCTGAAAGACCAGCTTGCAAAGGCGCAGTCGGGTAACTATGCGTCGCTGCGCACCTCTTTTGAAACGGCCCGTACAGCGGCCCTCACCCTCAGTGCGGACTCCGGTGACGAATCTCAGCTTGAGAAAAGAGGTGAGATCGACGGTCTTGAAGAGGCGGTGAGCAAGGCCGAGGACCAGTTCGGAGCCTCGGCCCGTCGCAAGCATCTGAAGGTGCTCGGGCAGACCCTCTTTGTGGAGCAGATCTTTACTCCCATCGCAGAGAAGTTCGTGAACGCACGCCTTGCCTACGACGCCCTGACGACAGAGGCCGGCGTTCTGCAAGACGCTTATAGCGCGGCCATCAGCCAGTATACAAGGCATCTCGATGACATGAGCGCCTGGTGGCGGCGCCTTGAAAGCGCGCAGGGCGACGCACAGCGGCGTCTTGCCGTGAAGGACTATGCCGAGACTCCGTATCTCTTCTCGGCCTCTATGAGCGAAGAGGCCCGTCTCGACGCCCTCAAAGACTACGCCACCGACGCCCGCGAAGAATACCGTCGGGCGGGTCTTTTACTGGAGCAGGCGAATGCGCAGCTCAAAACGGCCGGCTTTAACGTGCAGATCGACACGAATATGGAGAAGTTTGATCGCGTGCTCGGCGCTCTGGATAACGTCGATCCCGCCGTCTCGGCCGCCGTGAAGGTACCGTTAACCGATGACGAGCGCAAAGAACTCGCCGAACTGCGCGATCTCGTCTACAGACAGTATAACTTTCTTTCTATAGAAGAAGCGAAGGCCGCGCGCGACTCAGACATCGATCCCGACGACATCGCCCGTCTCGCAGAGCTTGAGAACCGGGAGATCTACGAACAATACGGTGAGCTCATCGCCGCCCGCGCCGATTACATCAAGCATACGATGCGCATGATCCGCCTGCAAAAGGCACGTACTCTCGTGCAGGCAGAGATCCAGCGCCTTGAAATGGAAACAGCCGAGAGGAAGCAGAAATTTGACCAGTCTCTGGCGGATAACTTTGGCGATTTTTCGACGTTTGCCGACGAAGTGGAGCGCGAGAAAGCCACCAATGCGCGGAATGTCGTCTACCAGCGCCTTGCCGCACAGTATGAGGCGGGTGTGGGGAATTATTTTGGAGAGCTTTCCGCATGGTACTGGAAGAGTGGCGACTGGCTGCGCTCCATCGGAGAGCAATCAATCACGCAGCCCCCAAGACCGACTGGATCTCAACTGGCCCTTGCCGAGGCAGCGCGGAATTATACCAGCGGTATTCCTGGAAGTGATATTACAGCTCTGGCAGAATGGCTTTCGCAAAAATCGGGAGCAGTATTTGCAAGTTTTACCGGTTTCTCCAGTATCTACTTCACCTTCTTTATGGCGGTCGGCTATAGAGATATAAAGATGTTTGAAAGGAATATCGTTTATAGCATCTGGTTCCCGATATTATCATCAACATCCGGAGTAGCGGCTTTTAACCCTTACGCGTACGCCTTGAATCAGCAAGCTCGGATCAACATACAGAAAGCCAGCGCCGAGTATCAGCTCGCTCTTTATGCCGCTCTAATTGCCGGTTACAATGCCGTGCAGGCCGGTACGAAGCCGACCGGACAGATAGCTGAAGTAGTCAAGCAACAGAAGGCCTATGAAGAGTCAAAGGCTAAGCTTGAGTATTTTACAAAGATACCGGATATACAAACCCTCAAAGAGCGGCTGCAAAAGTACGGGAAGATGCAGAAAGATCCCGATCCGGAACTTGCCGTCGCCCTCTACAGCCTTACGGAAGAGGATCTGCGATATCTCGTCGAGCTGGAAGAAGACGGTAAGATCACAAGCGTCGATTCTAATGGGAGCGATCAAGAATTAACCGAAAAAGAAAAGACCGAGCTGTATAACGCGAAGGCCTCGCAGGAGGAGGTAGAGTATACCGATTCGTTCAACCGTAAATATGATCGCGACCGGATCGTCACGTATCTGGACGCCGGCTATGCCGGGTTCTACAGAGACGGAGGATTGTATCGCAATGCATCCCTTCCCGGTGAGTATACGCGCATCCGCATAGCCGATCATGACGGAACGGTGCGTTACGCCTATGCCCTTCTTGATGAAGACGTCGAGGATAAGGCCGTCTATCATGCAGGAGACATCCTGCGTTCTCTTGTCGATCACGGCAACATCTTGAGAAACGATCGCGTGCAGGAATACCTTGCCGCCGGACAGGCGCAGACGGCCGGTAACGACTGGTCGTTTATTCTTGCCGAGCGCGACCGTACCATGAAGGATCTTTTCGATGAAGCGGCCGATAAATCCGACGCAGAAGGCGGCCGGGAGTATGCCGGCTATACGATGATCTACGGTGATTATGAAGCCAACCAGCAGGCCGTATTCGATCTGGAGTTGCAGCAGAGAGTCAACGTACAGAAAAAGGAGTGGGATCTTCGCGAACAGGAACTGCTTGACCGCCGTCAGGAATGGGAGAGCCGCGTCGCCGCCATGCTCAAGGCCGGCAAACGCTCGTGGACCGACGCCGAGGACCGCTATTTAACCGAATGGCGAGACTGGGAACGAGAATTCGATCGTAAGATAGAAGACGGCAATAAAGAGTGGGACGAGCGTATCGCGAAGCACATGGCCGACCGCGAGCAGTGGGAGGTCGATCTCAAGAAGAAGGCCTCAGAAGCGGCCAGCGAAGCCGCATTAACCGAGGTGCTTGGTGGATTCAACACCCAGCTGCAGACGTTAGCCAGTAACGCCGGCATCAGCATGACTCCCATCAATCTCAATGATGCGGTCGAGAAGGCGAAGAGCCAGATCATCGCCAATCTGCCCACGGAATTGGAGCAGCTTGCAAACATCAACGAATCGATCGAGCGGTTTAACACAAACCTCTCGCTCTCAGAGATGTGGGGCACCGACACTCAATCCGCCCTTGCCGGCCTTGCTACGGATTTCCGCAATGAGATGGGTAACTTCCAGAAGCAGATGGTGGTCTATGGCAACGCTAAGATTCTGGAACAGTATCAGAAGCTCATGTCTGATCTACTGGAGCAGATCGAGCGCCAGAATAAGGCCATCGAGCAGCAGACCGAGATGGCCGCCCTCGGCGCCGGCTTTGTGAAATCGGGGAACACGTTTATCAAGCAGAGTAAACTCGTCTCAACGGCGATCGGCATGGTAGAGGCGTATCAGTGGTATGACGGTAAGGCAGCCCTTGATGGTTACCTGTCGTCCATCGGGGCCGGATACGGCGGCCGTATTATTCTGAACGAAGAGGGCAATCCAGAGGAGCAGAGCCGCGACTCCGTCATGGCCGACCTGCCGGCATTCCTTGAAACGGCCGACGCGGTGGAGGTGGAGTCGTTCTTTGGCGTGCAGAAGCTCATACTCCAGAAGGCCTTCGAGAAGATCATGGGCACGGGAACTGCAGCGGAGCGGAAGAATTCCAAAGACAAAAAAGTCATCGGCGATCTTGCATGGTGGATCGGTAAGCCGGCGGGATCGAGCGAGTTTGTCTCACAGGTAGAGCAGGCCGCTCCACATCTTGGGGCGGAAGAGCAGAAGAAGCTCGGCATGGGAGAAAACGTAACAGGATTGGACGTCTTGAAGTATCTGTCTGATCCGGGTTTCGGTGAGTTAGGCGAGGGCGGGAATCGTCCGAGTGGCATCTATCTGGGCTTTTATAACAAGCTCGATCTTGTGAGCCGGTATGTGGACGGTAAAGACTCCGAGCGTATGGAGCGTATTCAGGGCTCCGTCGACCCGATATCGGCGACAATCAATCAGTTTAATCCGGTGACTATGCTTGCGACCGCGGTCCAGAATGTACAGATAGCCACCCAGGTGCACGGAACGGGCGCAGGTTATATGTGGGAGGCGCAGGTTCTCGGCGCCTACAAGGGAATGGCGAATACGCTTGGCACGGCCGTTGCCGCAGCGTTTAGCTGGACCGGCGTCGGTATTGCAATCGGCGCCGCCATCATAGCATCGGGGAACGCAATTCAGGTGGACACGAAGACCGGCAAGCGCGATGCCGTAATGAATGACCGTGCCGCTGTGGGAACGGCTATAGGCCTTGCGTCGATGTATGCAGGAAACCTGACTTCCGGTGCGAATGTAGGGGCGGCTGATCGATTGCTGGCCGCCGCCGTTAACACAAGTGCAAGTTCTATCGGTGCAGGCTTCTCATATAATGACCACGGTAACATCACCGGCTGGACTCTTTCTGGCTC
Protein-coding sequences here:
- the tnpB gene encoding IS66 family insertion sequence element accessory protein TnpB (TnpB, as the term is used for proteins encoded by IS66 family insertion elements, is considered an accessory protein, since TnpC, encoded by a neighboring gene, is a DDE family transposase.); its protein translation is MIPTLSQSVRIFLRPGATDMRKSINGLGGIVQNDLRLNPYEQSLFAFGNRRKDLVKILYWDRNGFCLWQKRLERDRFPWPQDEQAVMEITSDQLNWLLNGIDFRRAHSTLHYTKFG
- the tnpC gene encoding IS66 family transposase, which codes for MSFDSGSLPDDIEELKRIIANQNNLLEERSAALRYYSIEVKILKEKVTLLQSRLFSKKSEKLGPIEQRQALLFNEIETLHDSHPELPLDEEPVIVTSPQRNKKRKKRIPDDLERREEIIDIPETEKLCSCGSEKARIGEEVCEKIEYIPAEVFVRKIIRPKYACRQCYGVDDEGQPVAIAPVKPSLLGKSILSEGIFGHMIVSKFADSLPFYRQEVIFRRAGIEISRKTMAMTAIRVAQALLPLQSLLYRQINEASVIGIDETVFQVLKEPNKRADQLSYLWHILAHTREGPVPLFFYRSNRSSAFLTEILSDYKGAIVTDGYSGYGVLQSRSEIVHAGCNAHARRKFIEAGKVVKGNADIDTVLELYRQVYKIESDWRESHQDLKELARLRDKGTRPLMVELKNIISKQDASYNPSGRYGNAVKYTLNIWPQLTAFLDNPEIPIDNNQVENGHSTICGRQEKLDCSPLPQVVPMPAL
- a CDS encoding N-acetylmuramidase domain-containing protein, producing the protein MNYRTYADDGNGFFEADYRKYLANVLEDDRYLDVNFYNVETDPPATDKDGRIVQTYHEFRQGMLLETEGALDSTEGALVASNLPAMFADGSFVNRLVSDRIRSDYDSIVLDQNTTDATDDSLVELRTVQRITFNRDASSAQQMIEAYHAHLANNYLDALSGLSDALRGLSRAASEVDATGSAEDRLKDQLAKAQSGNYASLRTSFETARTAALTLSADSGDESQLEKRGEIDGLEEAVSKAEDQFGASARRKHLKVLGQTLFVEQIFTPIAEKFVNARLAYDALTTEAGVLQDAYSAAISQYTRHLDDMSAWWRRLESAQGDAQRRLAVKDYAETPYLFSASMSEEARLDALKDYATDAREEYRRAGLLLEQANAQLKTAGFNVQIDTNMEKFDRVLGALDNVDPAVSAAVKVPLTDDERKELAELRDLVYRQYNFLSIEEAKAARDSDIDPDDIARLAELENREIYEQYGELIAARADYIKHTMRMIRLQKARTLVQAEIQRLEMETAERKQKFDQSLADNFGDFSTFADEVEREKATNARNVVYQRLAAQYEAGVGNYFGELSAWYWKSGDWLRSIGEQSITQPPRPTGSQLALAEAARNYTSGIPGSDITALAEWLSQKSGAVFASFTGFSSIYFTFFMAVGYRDIKMFERNIVYSIWFPILSSTSGVAAFNPYAYALNQQARINIQKASAEYQLALYAALIAGYNAVQAGTKPTGQIAEVVKQQKAYEESKAKLEYFTKIPDIQTLKERLQKYGKMQKDPDPELAVALYSLTEEDLRYLVELEEDGKITSVDSNGSDQELTEKEKTELYNAKASQEEVEYTDSFNRKYDRDRIVTYLDAGYAGFYRDGGLYRNASLPGEYTRIRIADHDGTVRYAYALLDEDVEDKAVYHAGDILRSLVDHGNILRNDRVQEYLAAGQAQTAGNDWSFILAERDRTMKDLFDEAADKSDAEGGREYAGYTMIYGDYEANQQAVFDLELQQRVNVQKKEWDLREQELLDRRQEWESRVAAMLKAGKRSWTDAEDRYLTEWRDWEREFDRKIEDGNKEWDERIAKHMADREQWEVDLKKKASEAASEAALTEVLGGFNTQLQTLASNAGISMTPINLNDAVEKAKSQIIANLPTELEQLANINESIERFNTNLSLSEMWGTDTQSALAGLATDFRNEMGNFQKQMVVYGNAKILEQYQKLMSDLLEQIERQNKAIEQQTEMAALGAGFVKSGNTFIKQSKLVSTAIGMVEAYQWYDGKAALDGYLSSIGAGYGGRIILNEEGNPEEQSRDSVMADLPAFLETADAVEVESFFGVQKLILQKAFEKIMGTGTAAERKNSKDKKVIGDLAWWIGKPAGSSEFVSQVEQAAPHLGAEEQKKLGMGENVTGLDVLKYLSDPGFGELGEGGNRPSGIYLGFYNKLDLVSRYVDGKDSERMERIQGSVDPISATINQFNPVTMLATAVQNVQIATQVHGTGAGYMWEAQVLGAYKGMANTLGTAVAAAFSWTGVGIAIGAAIIASGNAIQVDTKTGKRDAVMNDRAAVGTAIGLASMYAGNLTSGANVGAADRLLAAAVNTSASSIGAGFSYNDHGNITGWTLSGSNGDAFWQNMGTGALSAGISEGFIQGFNVNNAYAKDIISSVSSTGVNTFAEYYKYNQGYQNNYAAMANPDIGNASAFWNLAVTMGGRASRDSSATNTTSGDWSWDNAMSGFAEGFLGEFTGWVGLGSALANKTGQVYSMVSGLFGMARRKEEEDGLSASADDIKGGGLGAGWGPDGASERELSARKLIAEGRIIVDDKGYLRDSKGRYVNEYGEENLTVGTLPSKTQAPGISGAQPRTQAEMDRIIYRSINGYSGSDLSAFNAPDTYVINGVTFIKKSNGTDQYYEAIVDGQRITYQMTPKEGVVMSVYEAGNDGIRSQRIPFADITGQFSPDGKVEQWFRSMVRGLVSGEVGQQKNPSLQPVGPGLSSGSLQEPDKEKVRALVIKRAEELGIDPDVAEAVFETESGNKFQINGRVVIRFEPHYWNGTQGKEYGHDAEKIENVELQWFKIEKRWRKGDGDGKAASAGPAFVYTGEHFRQYRRGVMRIDPKSGEKKLTAGPLLGKWDEWRPNNDVAFIRYHGSQAREYQVFEWARQQNEAAAIVSISMGAAQIMGYHAKGMGYGTPEAMFEKYSTDPLEQVEGFFKFVQYRGLVKALQNEDLVEFGYRYNGSKKYGPQNIAPKLKKKRKAKELY